In Oscillatoria acuminata PCC 6304, a single window of DNA contains:
- a CDS encoding acyltransferase family protein, with translation MGEKFYFPKLDAIRGAACFYILIHNFIYGLYSLELVPDFVKLIFAAGQEAVIVFFILSGFLVRFSLARHPELSFWKYLVKRFKRIYFPLIISMLLSVMILAWDGTLLQKLSGVDIIGNFLLLQDFGSVKPGTWFYPFLGNLPLWSLSYEWWFYLMFYPLIHWVTNTTQRIYSILLFSAVSYGIYVLWPNQISLICSYFIVGWVGVEMANLFLKYRTFTFKNMQPILLSLLGMVLISAIPLFWESELKFGYYPFLMFRHFVAAFLLVMGGLYWYRHQLIYFNYILGYFSILAPISYGIYIFSYPILIQWGLNSSLPKNWAFYGLNLMILIGLAYLTERKWQPAIDRWIK, from the coding sequence ATGGGTGAAAAATTTTATTTTCCAAAGCTGGATGCCATTCGGGGAGCAGCCTGTTTTTATATTTTAATTCATAATTTCATTTACGGGCTGTATAGTTTAGAACTCGTTCCTGATTTTGTCAAATTAATATTTGCCGCTGGACAAGAAGCGGTTATTGTATTTTTTATTTTAAGTGGATTTTTGGTCCGATTTTCCCTAGCCCGCCACCCAGAATTATCCTTTTGGAAATACTTAGTTAAGCGATTCAAACGGATTTATTTCCCTTTAATTATTTCCATGCTGCTGTCTGTTATGATTTTAGCCTGGGATGGAACGCTGCTTCAAAAACTATCCGGAGTTGACATTATTGGTAATTTTTTGTTACTCCAAGATTTTGGTAGTGTTAAACCAGGCACTTGGTTTTACCCCTTTTTAGGGAACTTGCCTCTCTGGTCATTATCCTATGAATGGTGGTTTTACTTAATGTTTTACCCCCTCATTCATTGGGTTACAAATACAACTCAGCGGATTTATTCCATCCTCTTATTTTCGGCAGTTTCTTATGGAATTTATGTACTCTGGCCCAATCAAATTTCTTTGATTTGTTCTTATTTTATTGTGGGATGGGTGGGCGTAGAAATGGCCAACCTATTTTTAAAATACAGGACATTTACCTTTAAAAATATGCAACCCATCTTACTTTCCCTATTAGGAATGGTGCTGATTTCAGCTATTCCTTTATTTTGGGAATCTGAATTGAAGTTCGGTTATTATCCTTTTTTAATGTTTCGGCACTTTGTGGCCGCTTTTTTGCTGGTGATGGGTGGACTGTATTGGTATCGTCATCAACTGATTTACTTTAATTACATCTTAGGCTACTTTTCCATTTTAGCTCCTATTTCTTATGGAATTTATATCTTTAGTTATCCTATTTTAATTCAATGGGGGTTAAATTCTAGTCTTCCGAAAAACTGGGCATTTTATGGATTGAATTTGATGATATTAATCGGCCTTGCCTATCTAACTGAGCGCAAGTGGCAACCGGCGATCGACCGCTGGATTAAATAA
- a CDS encoding glycoside hydrolase family 10 protein has translation MEIRGVWMTTTDSQVFRSQERINEAVAFLAETGFNVIFPVVWTKGLTLYPSRVLKQTFGIEIDPLYQGRDPLAELIEAAKSSGIAVIPWFEYGFASSYQSNGGMLLQKKPAWAAKDLSGNLLNKNGFEWMNALHPEVQNFLLQLILEVVQNYPVAGIQGDDRLPAFPREGGYDEFTRNLYRQTFQCDPPSNCQDSQWLQWRADLLTEFLSQLYQQIKAINPNLLVSLSPNIYPWCLNEYLQDSQTWLNRGLTDLMHPQIYRRDFQSYQRVVNQMVKSPCFSEQLPRISPGILIKLGKYRISPEYLLSAIDYNRACGLPGEVLFFYEGLREDDNALAKPLRSRYSSPVPFPTALELTQGVANQPAERKNPRGSGWLDWLKSRF, from the coding sequence ATGGAAATACGCGGCGTTTGGATGACGACCACCGATAGTCAAGTCTTCCGATCCCAAGAAAGAATTAATGAAGCAGTCGCCTTTCTCGCCGAGACAGGATTTAATGTGATCTTTCCCGTCGTTTGGACCAAAGGATTAACCCTCTATCCCAGTCGAGTTTTAAAGCAGACCTTTGGCATAGAAATTGATCCCCTGTATCAAGGTCGAGACCCCTTAGCTGAACTCATCGAAGCGGCAAAATCCTCTGGGATTGCCGTGATTCCCTGGTTTGAATATGGATTCGCCAGTTCCTATCAGTCCAATGGGGGAATGTTGCTGCAAAAAAAACCAGCATGGGCGGCCAAGGACCTGTCAGGAAATCTCCTCAACAAAAATGGGTTTGAGTGGATGAATGCATTGCACCCAGAGGTCCAAAACTTCCTGTTACAGTTAATCCTGGAAGTGGTCCAAAATTACCCAGTCGCAGGCATCCAAGGGGACGATCGCCTCCCGGCATTCCCCCGGGAAGGGGGTTATGATGAGTTTACCCGCAACCTGTACCGCCAAACCTTTCAGTGTGATCCCCCGTCGAATTGTCAAGACTCCCAGTGGTTACAGTGGCGTGCGGATTTACTGACGGAATTTTTATCACAACTCTATCAACAAATTAAGGCAATTAATCCTAATTTGTTGGTTTCTCTTTCCCCGAATATTTATCCTTGGTGTTTGAATGAGTACCTGCAAGATTCGCAAACCTGGCTGAACCGAGGACTGACGGATTTGATGCATCCTCAGATTTATCGGCGGGATTTTCAGAGTTATCAACGGGTGGTGAATCAGATGGTGAAAAGTCCTTGTTTTTCAGAACAGTTACCGCGAATTTCGCCGGGGATTTTGATTAAGTTAGGCAAATATCGGATTAGTCCGGAATATTTGTTAAGCGCGATCGACTACAATCGGGCTTGTGGGCTTCCGGGAGAGGTTTTATTTTTTTATGAAGGGTTACGGGAAGATGATAATGCTTTAGCAAAACCGTTGCGATCGCGCTATAGTAGCCCGGTGCCGTTTCCCACTGCTTTAGAGTTGACTCAAGGGGTGGCAAATCAGCCGGCTGAGAGGAAAAACCCCCGGGGTTCCGGTTGGTTAGATTGGCTGAAAAGTCGGTTTTAG
- a CDS encoding glycosyltransferase family 4 protein, whose product MAVKANKHIALISVHGDPAVEIGKEEAGGQNVYVRQVGEALAKQGWQVDMFTRKANAEDPTVVEHAPNCRTIRLVAGPESFVPRQEIFEYLPTFVEALIQFQQQAGIEYKLVHTNYWLSAWVGMELKKKQGVKQVHVYHSLGAVKYKSIATIPTIATTRLGVEKAVLETSERIVATSPQEQEHMKTLVSQKGTIQIIPCGTDIHRFGSIQRQEARSALGIGPEKKVVLYVGRFDSRKGIETLVRGVARSQSRENANLSLIIAGGSRPGQSDGIERDRIEAIVDELGLRQITQFPGRIGDELLPQYYAAADICVVPSHYEPFGLVAIEAMASRTPVIASDVGGLQFSVKAEETGLLCPPQDDAAFAEAIDRILSNPTWGDRLGEASRQRVENLFSWDGVATQLGELYQELLTETLIEPQLEKAIA is encoded by the coding sequence ATGGCCGTAAAAGCTAACAAACACATTGCCCTAATTTCAGTTCACGGCGATCCCGCCGTAGAAATCGGGAAAGAAGAGGCGGGTGGACAAAACGTTTACGTCCGTCAAGTCGGTGAGGCACTCGCCAAGCAAGGGTGGCAGGTTGATATGTTTACCCGCAAGGCTAATGCAGAAGACCCAACTGTAGTAGAACACGCACCGAATTGCCGCACTATTCGATTAGTGGCGGGTCCAGAATCCTTCGTACCCAGGCAAGAGATTTTTGAGTATTTACCGACTTTTGTTGAAGCGTTGATTCAGTTTCAACAGCAAGCTGGTATAGAATATAAATTAGTTCACACCAATTACTGGCTCTCGGCCTGGGTGGGAATGGAACTCAAGAAAAAACAAGGAGTGAAGCAAGTCCATGTTTACCACTCCTTGGGCGCTGTTAAGTATAAGTCGATCGCCACCATTCCCACGATCGCCACCACCCGGTTAGGAGTAGAGAAGGCAGTCCTGGAAACTTCAGAACGGATTGTCGCTACCTCTCCCCAGGAACAAGAACACATGAAAACCCTGGTGTCCCAGAAGGGGACTATCCAGATTATTCCCTGTGGGACAGATATCCACCGCTTTGGTTCGATTCAAAGGCAGGAAGCGCGATCGGCCTTGGGAATTGGACCTGAAAAAAAAGTGGTCTTATATGTAGGTCGGTTTGACTCGCGCAAGGGCATCGAAACCTTAGTTCGTGGCGTGGCCCGATCGCAGTCCCGAGAGAATGCCAACCTGAGTTTAATTATTGCCGGGGGTTCCCGTCCTGGTCAAAGTGATGGCATTGAACGCGATCGCATTGAGGCGATCGTGGATGAGTTGGGTCTACGGCAGATTACCCAGTTCCCCGGACGCATTGGCGATGAGTTGCTGCCGCAGTATTACGCTGCAGCAGATATCTGTGTGGTCCCCAGTCACTATGAACCCTTTGGATTAGTGGCGATCGAAGCAATGGCGAGTCGCACTCCGGTGATTGCCAGCGATGTGGGCGGATTACAATTTAGTGTGAAAGCGGAAGAAACAGGATTACTCTGTCCACCCCAGGATGATGCGGCATTTGCTGAAGCAATTGATCGGATTCTTTCCAATCCTACCTGGGGCGATCGCCTCGGAGAAGCATCCCGTCAACGAGTGGAAAACCTGTTTAGTTGGGATGGAGTCGCCACACAATTGGGCGAACTTTATCAGGAATTGCTGACAGAGACCCTCATAGAACCCCAACTAGAAAAAGCGATCGCTTAG